The Deltaproteobacteria bacterium genome contains a region encoding:
- a CDS encoding thioredoxin: protein MKSRTLHALAVACAASFVACRTGGGKSASGGIAGMDPTTKVAEVDGQPVTYGDLQNDHEVGAKLRQAEVKALTDLYDQRRGLLDEMISRRLLEEEAKAKGKTVEQWYQTEYVTSVPEPSDAEAKAFYEEHKAQVPQGQTFDDLKDRIKQAVRQQKLREGMGKVLDDLKSRHHVQVSLQAPDLPRIDVEAKGPSRGPTNAPVTIVEFSDFQCPYCGREYPVIERLMKEYDGKLRLVFRHYPLDFHPFAQKAAEAGACAQDQGKFWELHDKMFTNQGKLAVADLKGYAKLLGMDAPKFDKCLDSGEKKALVDDDLKAGSAAGVNGTPAFFINGIFVNGAQPYEHMKQAVDRELRKG from the coding sequence ATGAAGAGCCGTACTTTGCACGCCTTGGCGGTCGCTTGCGCCGCGTCCTTCGTCGCCTGCAGGACAGGAGGGGGAAAGAGCGCGTCCGGTGGCATCGCCGGAATGGACCCGACGACGAAGGTGGCGGAAGTCGACGGGCAGCCCGTCACGTACGGCGACCTCCAGAACGATCACGAGGTGGGCGCCAAGCTGCGGCAGGCCGAGGTGAAGGCGCTCACCGATCTGTACGACCAGCGCCGGGGCCTGCTCGACGAGATGATCAGCCGCCGGCTGCTCGAAGAAGAGGCGAAGGCGAAGGGCAAGACCGTCGAGCAGTGGTACCAGACGGAATACGTGACCTCGGTGCCCGAGCCGTCGGACGCTGAAGCGAAGGCGTTCTACGAGGAGCACAAGGCGCAGGTGCCCCAGGGTCAAACCTTCGACGACTTGAAGGACCGGATCAAGCAGGCGGTCCGGCAGCAGAAGCTCCGCGAAGGGATGGGGAAGGTGCTGGACGATCTCAAGTCCAGGCATCACGTGCAGGTCTCGCTCCAGGCGCCGGATCTGCCGCGGATCGACGTGGAGGCGAAGGGCCCGTCGCGCGGTCCGACCAACGCGCCCGTGACCATCGTGGAGTTCAGCGACTTCCAGTGCCCCTACTGCGGGCGCGAGTACCCGGTGATCGAGAGGCTGATGAAGGAGTACGACGGCAAGTTGCGGCTGGTGTTCCGCCACTATCCCCTCGACTTCCATCCCTTCGCGCAGAAGGCGGCGGAGGCGGGCGCGTGCGCGCAGGACCAGGGGAAGTTCTGGGAGCTGCACGACAAGATGTTCACCAACCAGGGCAAGCTCGCGGTTGCGGATCTCAAGGGATACGCCAAGTTGCTGGGGATGGACGCGCCGAAGTTCGACAAGTGCCTCGACAGCGGGGAAAAGAAGGCGCTGGTCGACGACGACCTGAAGGCGGGATCGGCCGCGGGCGTGAATGGAACGCCGGCGTTCTTCATCAACGGCATCTTCGTCAACGGCGCGCAGCCCTACGAGCACATGAAGCAGGCCGTCGATCGGGAGCTGAGGAAGGGATAG
- the pyrF gene encoding orotidine-5'-phosphate decarboxylase: protein MNRICAALDVGDPGAAERLASRLLGHVGLFKVGLELFVAHGRAAVEAVRRFGQPIFLDLKLHDIPQTVEGAARGAASLSVDYVTVHASGGVEMIRAARRALPRTKLLAVTALTSLGPDDLDAVGLSRDAVPRLAKLAMGAGADGIVCSPQEVAALRAALGPGPLLVVPGIRPAGTGSGDQRRTGTPAEAVRAGANILVIGRALRDAPDPAAAADAIAREIASLP from the coding sequence GTGAACCGGATCTGCGCCGCCCTCGACGTCGGCGATCCGGGCGCTGCGGAGCGGCTCGCTTCCCGGCTGCTGGGTCACGTCGGCTTGTTCAAGGTTGGCCTCGAGCTGTTCGTCGCGCATGGACGAGCCGCGGTCGAAGCGGTTCGCCGATTCGGCCAGCCGATCTTCCTCGATCTGAAGCTGCACGATATCCCGCAGACCGTCGAGGGCGCCGCCCGCGGCGCCGCATCGCTCAGCGTCGACTACGTCACCGTACATGCCAGCGGCGGTGTGGAGATGATCCGCGCGGCGCGGCGGGCGCTGCCGCGCACGAAGCTGTTGGCCGTGACGGCGCTGACTTCCCTCGGCCCCGACGACCTGGACGCGGTAGGTCTGTCCCGCGACGCGGTTCCCCGGCTCGCGAAGTTGGCAATGGGCGCCGGCGCGGACGGAATCGTCTGCTCGCCGCAGGAAGTGGCGGCGCTGCGTGCGGCACTGGGTCCTGGACCCCTCCTGGTCGTGCCTGGAATCCGGCCGGCGGGTACGGGCAGCGGTGACCAGCGTCGGACGGGCACTCCCGCGGAGGCGGTTCGCGCCGGAGCGAACATCCTCGTGATCGGACGGGCCCTTCGCGATGCGCCGGATCCCGCGGCAGCCGCGGACGCGATCGCGCGGGAGATCGCCTCGCTGCCCTGA
- a CDS encoding YebC/PmpR family DNA-binding transcriptional regulator — MSGHNRWTKIKRKKEAMGASKGALFTKLIREVTVAARIGGGDPDHNARLRSAVLAAREANMPADNITRAIKKGTGELEGVSYEELTYEGYGPGGVAFVLEILTDNKNRTAGDVRAIFTKGGGSMAASGAVAFQFDRKGIVPVKKGAGEDQVMELALDAGAEDVLPDGEGGFEVRTDTASLLHVHKALEGKIPVGAPKMAYLPKSTVQVSGETAEKVLRLVENLEENDDVQHVYANFEIPDEEMAAIESRVQ, encoded by the coding sequence ATGTCCGGCCACAACCGGTGGACGAAAATCAAGCGCAAGAAAGAAGCGATGGGCGCCAGCAAGGGGGCCCTGTTCACGAAGCTGATCCGCGAGGTGACGGTCGCTGCCCGCATCGGCGGAGGGGATCCGGACCACAACGCCCGGCTCCGCTCCGCGGTCCTCGCCGCGCGCGAAGCCAACATGCCCGCCGACAACATCACCCGCGCCATCAAGAAAGGCACCGGCGAGCTGGAAGGCGTGAGCTACGAGGAGCTGACGTACGAGGGTTACGGGCCCGGCGGCGTGGCGTTCGTCCTGGAGATCCTCACCGACAACAAGAACCGGACGGCCGGCGACGTGCGCGCCATCTTCACCAAGGGCGGCGGCAGCATGGCGGCCTCCGGCGCCGTCGCCTTCCAATTCGATCGCAAGGGAATCGTCCCCGTCAAGAAGGGGGCCGGCGAGGACCAGGTGATGGAGCTCGCGCTGGACGCCGGCGCCGAGGACGTGCTCCCGGACGGCGAGGGGGGATTCGAGGTCCGCACCGACACGGCGTCGCTCCTGCACGTGCACAAGGCGCTGGAGGGCAAGATCCCGGTGGGCGCGCCGAAGATGGCGTACCTGCCGAAGTCCACGGTGCAGGTCTCCGGAGAGACGGCGGAGAAGGTACTGCGGCTGGTCGAGAACCTCGAGGAGAACGACGACGTGCAGCACGTCTACGCAAACTTCGAGATTCCCGACGAGGAGATGGCCGCGATAGAGTCCCGGGTACAGTGA
- a CDS encoding sodium:proton exchanger: MRRIAVALAVALPALVLRLSGVHLPPPAAIAVFGSAVVASAFLLVWAAEAAQRDISGSLATAILAVIAVLPEYAVDLYFAWSAGHIPQNAHYAAANMTGSNRLLLGLGWPFVVLLFVLGGRQGGRRPSGIALRNNRRVELGFLAAASLYSLVVPFTRRIAWYDSVVLLAIFFVYLWRAAGGEHAEPRLVGVAKRIGDLLPPARRATVIGLMLGATAFVTIAAGPFAAALVEGGRRLGIDEFLLVQWLAPISSESPELLVAAVLALRGEQDPALGMLLSAKVNQWTLLVGSLPIAYAIGGGGAEGIGLDTRQTEEFILTAAQTVLGFAVLADLQLHLWEALALLALFALQFPFPQPTVRVGLAAAYAVIAAVLLIQRRRELPRIVRATLTPAPSPPPA, from the coding sequence ATGCGCAGGATCGCGGTCGCTCTCGCCGTGGCGCTGCCCGCGCTCGTGCTGCGGCTGAGCGGCGTCCACCTTCCGCCGCCGGCGGCGATCGCGGTCTTCGGTTCCGCCGTCGTGGCGTCCGCCTTCCTCCTCGTGTGGGCAGCGGAGGCTGCGCAGCGCGACATCTCCGGCAGCCTCGCCACGGCAATCCTCGCGGTGATCGCCGTCCTCCCCGAGTACGCCGTGGACCTGTACTTCGCCTGGAGCGCCGGACACATCCCCCAAAACGCGCACTATGCCGCGGCGAACATGACGGGCAGCAACCGGCTTTTGCTCGGCCTCGGATGGCCGTTCGTCGTCCTCCTCTTCGTCCTCGGCGGGCGGCAAGGCGGGCGGCGGCCGAGCGGGATCGCCCTGCGCAACAACCGCCGCGTAGAGCTTGGTTTTCTCGCTGCCGCCAGCTTGTATTCGCTGGTCGTCCCGTTCACGCGCCGGATCGCCTGGTACGACTCCGTGGTGCTGCTCGCCATCTTCTTCGTCTACCTGTGGCGGGCAGCGGGTGGAGAGCATGCCGAACCGCGGCTCGTCGGCGTGGCGAAACGGATCGGCGACCTCCTTCCGCCCGCGCGCCGCGCGACGGTCATCGGCCTGATGCTCGGGGCCACCGCGTTCGTCACAATCGCCGCCGGGCCGTTCGCCGCGGCGCTGGTGGAAGGCGGACGCCGGCTCGGGATCGACGAGTTCCTGCTGGTGCAGTGGCTCGCGCCGATCTCGTCCGAGTCGCCGGAGCTGCTGGTAGCGGCGGTCCTTGCCCTGCGAGGCGAGCAGGATCCGGCCCTGGGCATGCTGCTCTCCGCCAAGGTGAATCAATGGACGCTGCTCGTGGGGAGCCTCCCCATCGCCTACGCCATCGGAGGCGGCGGAGCCGAAGGCATCGGGCTGGACACGCGTCAGACCGAGGAGTTCATCCTCACCGCGGCGCAGACCGTGCTTGGATTCGCGGTCCTTGCCGATCTCCAGCTTCACCTCTGGGAGGCGCTCGCCTTGCTCGCCCTCTTCGCGCTGCAGTTCCCGTTTCCTCAGCCCACCGTCCGCGTCGGGCTCGCGGCCGCTTACGCGGTGATCGCGGCCGTCCTGCTCATCCAACGCCGCCGCGAGCTCCCCCGCATCGTGCGCGCCACCCTCACACCGGCACCCTCGCCGCCTCCGGCGTGA
- the ruvC gene encoding crossover junction endodeoxyribonuclease RuvC, which translates to MKVFGIDPGSRYCGFGVVEDAGGTSVRHLAHGVLEVGAGGAIEDRLCALHEGLSRELLLHRPQIVALEDVFHAKNARSALVLGQARGVAILAAAQARVPVRSFAPSVIKQAVTGTGRAEKEQVGRMVAMVLGIPIPARFDASDALAAAICGVLRARDPEASAPRPRTDWRSALARRFAK; encoded by the coding sequence GTGAAGGTCTTCGGGATCGATCCCGGTTCGAGGTACTGCGGCTTCGGCGTCGTCGAGGACGCCGGCGGCACCAGCGTGCGCCACCTGGCGCACGGCGTCCTCGAGGTGGGCGCGGGCGGCGCGATCGAGGATCGGTTGTGCGCGCTCCATGAAGGCCTCTCGCGCGAATTGCTCCTTCACCGTCCGCAGATCGTTGCGCTCGAGGACGTCTTCCACGCGAAGAACGCGCGTTCCGCGCTGGTCCTCGGCCAGGCGCGAGGCGTTGCCATCCTCGCCGCCGCCCAGGCGCGCGTCCCGGTGCGCAGCTTCGCTCCCAGCGTCATCAAGCAGGCCGTGACCGGGACGGGGCGCGCGGAGAAGGAGCAGGTGGGCAGGATGGTCGCCATGGTGCTCGGAATCCCGATCCCCGCCCGATTCGACGCCAGCGATGCGCTCGCGGCAGCCATCTGCGGCGTGCTGCGCGCACGCGACCCGGAAGCGTCTGCACCGCGGCCGCGGACCGACTGGCGGTCGGCGCTTGCGCGGAGGTTCGCGAAGTGA
- a CDS encoding UDP-3-O-acyl-N-acetylglucosamine deacetylase has protein sequence MDLHPFRQRTLKQRAALSGVGLHSGASVALTLAPAPVDSGIVFVRDGVEIPALSEFVVDTTLNTSLGRGRVRIGTVEHVLAALAGCGIDNARVEVEGPEVPIADGSADPFVALLREAGVHEQRAARRYLLVRRGVAVSEGDKAARLSPARGRLVVDYTIDFCHPLISDQCFRLEVNEKSFQKEIARARTFGFKRDVERLHTAGLARGGSLENAVVVDDFNILNPEGLRYPDEFVRHKILDAMGDLSLLGMPVLGRFTALKSGHALNQQLVRKILAEHDACEVVQPRAADELHALQESLLPVLALEEQVA, from the coding sequence ATGGATCTCCATCCCTTTCGCCAGAGGACGTTGAAGCAGCGCGCAGCACTGTCAGGCGTCGGGCTTCACTCTGGCGCCAGCGTCGCCCTGACGCTGGCCCCGGCGCCGGTGGACAGCGGAATCGTGTTCGTCCGCGACGGTGTGGAAATCCCGGCGCTCTCCGAGTTCGTGGTCGATACCACGCTGAATACGTCGCTGGGACGCGGCAGGGTCCGCATCGGTACGGTGGAGCACGTACTCGCTGCGCTGGCCGGTTGCGGAATCGACAACGCCCGCGTCGAGGTGGAAGGCCCGGAGGTTCCCATCGCCGACGGCAGTGCGGATCCGTTCGTGGCGCTGTTACGCGAAGCGGGCGTCCACGAGCAGCGCGCCGCCCGCCGCTATCTGCTCGTGCGCAGAGGGGTGGCGGTGAGCGAAGGCGACAAGGCGGCGCGCCTCTCGCCGGCGCGCGGCCGACTGGTGGTCGACTACACCATCGACTTCTGCCACCCGCTCATCTCCGATCAGTGCTTCCGCCTCGAGGTGAACGAGAAGTCGTTCCAGAAGGAGATCGCCCGCGCCCGCACGTTCGGGTTCAAGCGCGACGTCGAACGGCTGCACACCGCCGGGCTCGCCCGCGGCGGCTCGCTGGAGAACGCCGTCGTGGTCGACGATTTCAACATCCTCAACCCCGAAGGGCTGCGCTATCCGGACGAGTTCGTCCGCCACAAGATTCTCGACGCGATGGGGGATCTCTCGCTGCTCGGCATGCCCGTCCTCGGGCGATTCACAGCGCTGAAGTCGGGGCACGCGCTGAACCAGCAGCTCGTGCGCAAGATCCTCGCCGAGCACGACGCCTGCGAGGTGGTTCAGCCGCGCGCGGCCGACGAGTTGCACGCGCTTCAGGAAAGCCTGCTTCCGGTGCTGGCGCTGGAAGAGCAGGTCGCATAG
- a CDS encoding DUF4142 domain-containing protein has product MRSTASLGRLAVSICAVSLAVAAADDGGSIAQDIGEGAGTAAGNVASGVRSAGQGIADAGAAAAGAVSGAASTAAEAAREAASGASSGASSAMDGGATGRLSDAQIAAVAAAANKVEIDAAQAARKKAKNAQVKRFASDMIRDHTAADKQAAALVKRLGLMPEENETSRSLTRRAGDDLANLQPLKGKDFEKAYAEHELAFHRQVLATLDEKLISDAQNADLKSLLESVRSVVAEHRDHAQALVDSLSK; this is encoded by the coding sequence ATGCGCTCCACGGCGTCTCTCGGGAGGTTGGCGGTCTCGATCTGCGCGGTCTCGTTGGCGGTGGCCGCAGCAGACGACGGCGGAAGCATCGCGCAAGACATCGGCGAAGGGGCAGGCACCGCAGCCGGTAACGTCGCATCGGGCGTCCGGTCCGCGGGGCAAGGCATCGCCGACGCTGGCGCTGCCGCGGCCGGCGCGGTTTCAGGCGCCGCATCCACCGCAGCCGAGGCCGCGCGAGAGGCTGCCAGCGGCGCGAGCTCGGGCGCCTCGTCGGCGATGGACGGCGGCGCCACCGGACGCCTGAGCGACGCGCAGATCGCTGCCGTGGCCGCGGCGGCGAACAAGGTGGAGATCGATGCCGCGCAAGCGGCGAGGAAGAAGGCGAAGAATGCCCAGGTCAAGCGATTCGCGAGCGACATGATCCGCGACCACACGGCAGCCGACAAGCAGGCGGCGGCGCTGGTGAAGAGGCTCGGGCTCATGCCGGAGGAGAACGAGACATCGCGTTCGCTGACGCGGCGCGCCGGCGACGATCTCGCGAATCTGCAGCCTCTCAAGGGCAAGGATTTCGAGAAGGCGTATGCCGAGCACGAGCTCGCCTTCCACCGACAGGTCCTCGCGACGCTCGACGAGAAACTGATTTCCGACGCACAGAACGCCGACCTCAAGTCGCTGCTGGAGAGCGTGCGCTCGGTGGTCGCCGAGCACCGCGATCACGCGCAGGCGCTGGTCGACTCGCTGTCGAAGTAA
- a CDS encoding proline--tRNA ligase produces the protein MRMSKSFTPTLKEVPADAIVASHQLLVRAGYIRQLAAGIYSILPLGQRSILRITAIVREEMNAIGAQEFYLPALNPREVWEESGRWAVMGENMFRLKDRKGADLCLAMTHEEIFTVLARAELRSYRQLPQGWYQIQTKFRDEPRPKSGLLRVRQFTMKDSYSFDLDPAGLDKSFEDHREAYVRIFGRCGLKTIQVEAHSGAMGGSGSTEFMVPTDAGEDLIASCEKCGYAANTEKAESRVETPDRYKAAGASPGLEEFATPGVLTIEALSGRPYNVAADQQLKTLIYVADEKPVAAIVRGDDQLNEAKLQTATGASVLRPAHPEEIQRWMGARPGSLGGLGLAEKSLRVFIDQRLVGLSGLVTGANKDGFHLRNVSVPRDLAHATPVDLRTVSAGEGCPRCGSPLTVGKALEVGHIFKLGTRYSESMGARVLDESGKEVPIIMGSYGIGIERILAGAVELHHDADGIRMPMSIAPFHVSLLPLQMQDAAVRDAAEKLYRELTDAGVDVLLDDRDERAGVKFKDADLIGLPLRIAVGKKGLADGRVEWKARGAKDLELVALQEVVERTRAAVRDGGGKLSP, from the coding sequence ATGAGGATGAGCAAATCGTTCACGCCGACGCTCAAGGAGGTGCCGGCGGACGCGATCGTCGCCTCGCACCAGCTCCTCGTTCGCGCGGGCTACATCCGCCAGCTCGCCGCCGGCATCTACTCCATCCTCCCGCTCGGGCAACGCTCGATCCTCCGGATCACCGCCATCGTGCGCGAGGAGATGAATGCCATCGGGGCGCAGGAGTTCTACTTGCCCGCCTTGAACCCGCGCGAGGTCTGGGAGGAGTCGGGCCGCTGGGCGGTGATGGGCGAGAACATGTTCCGCCTGAAGGACCGGAAGGGCGCGGATCTCTGCCTGGCCATGACGCACGAGGAGATCTTCACCGTGCTGGCGCGGGCGGAGCTGCGCAGCTACCGGCAGCTGCCGCAGGGCTGGTACCAGATCCAGACCAAGTTCCGCGACGAGCCGCGGCCGAAGAGCGGGCTGTTGCGGGTGCGGCAGTTCACCATGAAGGACAGCTACTCGTTCGACCTCGATCCCGCCGGCCTGGACAAGTCGTTCGAGGACCACCGCGAGGCGTACGTCCGCATCTTCGGGCGCTGCGGCCTGAAGACCATCCAGGTGGAGGCCCATTCGGGCGCCATGGGTGGCTCGGGCTCGACCGAATTCATGGTGCCGACGGACGCGGGAGAGGATCTGATCGCCTCCTGCGAGAAATGCGGATACGCCGCGAACACCGAGAAGGCCGAGTCGCGGGTGGAGACGCCGGATCGGTACAAGGCGGCCGGCGCGTCGCCCGGGCTCGAGGAGTTTGCCACCCCTGGCGTGCTGACCATCGAGGCTCTCTCCGGAAGACCGTACAACGTGGCAGCGGACCAGCAGCTCAAGACGCTGATCTACGTCGCCGACGAGAAGCCCGTGGCCGCCATCGTGCGCGGCGACGACCAGCTGAACGAGGCCAAGCTGCAGACCGCAACCGGAGCGTCGGTATTGCGGCCGGCGCATCCCGAGGAAATCCAGCGGTGGATGGGCGCCAGGCCGGGCTCGCTCGGCGGCCTCGGTCTCGCGGAGAAGAGCTTGCGCGTCTTCATCGACCAGCGCCTCGTCGGCCTCAGCGGTCTCGTCACCGGAGCGAACAAGGACGGCTTCCACCTGCGCAACGTGTCGGTGCCCCGCGACCTCGCGCACGCGACGCCCGTGGACCTGCGAACGGTGAGCGCCGGCGAGGGTTGTCCCCGCTGCGGAAGTCCACTCACCGTCGGCAAGGCGCTGGAGGTCGGTCACATCTTCAAGCTGGGCACGCGCTACTCGGAGTCGATGGGGGCGCGGGTCCTCGACGAGAGCGGCAAGGAAGTTCCGATCATCATGGGCAGCTACGGAATCGGCATCGAACGGATCCTGGCCGGCGCCGTGGAGCTGCACCACGACGCCGACGGCATCCGCATGCCGATGAGCATCGCGCCGTTCCACGTCTCGCTGCTGCCGTTGCAGATGCAGGACGCCGCCGTCCGCGACGCGGCGGAGAAGCTGTACCGCGAGCTGACGGACGCGGGAGTGGACGTCCTCCTCGACGATCGGGACGAGCGCGCCGGCGTGAAGTTCAAGGATGCTGACCTGATCGGGCTGCCGCTACGCATCGCCGTGGGAAAGAAGGGGCTCGCCGACGGGAGGGTGGAGTGGAAAGCGCGAGGAGCAAAGGATCTGGAGCTGGTCGCGTTGCAGGAAGTCGTCGAGCGCACCCGGGCGGCGGTGCGCGACGGCGGAGGGAAACTCTCGCCGTGA
- a CDS encoding CoA-binding protein: MSFQNPSPGEIKALLQRVKTVAVVGLSPDPDRPSYSVSMYLQGNGYRIVPVRPGGGEILGEKVYERLSDVPFAVDIVDHFRRSSEVGAHLDEAIRLRVPAVWMQEGVIDEEAALRARAAGLVVVMDRCMLKEHRKAGLSSKPPPA; this comes from the coding sequence TTGTCGTTCCAGAACCCAAGCCCGGGCGAAATCAAGGCGCTGCTCCAGCGCGTCAAGACGGTGGCCGTGGTGGGCCTCTCGCCGGACCCGGACCGCCCCTCCTACAGCGTGTCGATGTACTTGCAGGGGAACGGCTACCGCATCGTTCCGGTGCGACCGGGTGGTGGAGAAATCCTGGGCGAGAAGGTGTACGAGCGGCTCTCGGACGTTCCCTTCGCCGTCGATATCGTCGACCACTTCCGCCGCAGCTCGGAAGTGGGCGCGCACCTCGACGAGGCCATCCGGCTTCGCGTGCCGGCCGTCTGGATGCAGGAAGGCGTCATCGACGAGGAGGCAGCGCTTCGCGCGCGCGCTGCCGGGCTCGTGGTCGTCATGGATCGCTGCATGCTGAAGGAGCACCGCAAGGCCGGTCTCTCCTCCAAACCGCCGCCGGCCTGA
- the ruvB gene encoding Holliday junction branch migration DNA helicase RuvB has translation MREEPLEDRTTASAAAGDDARFDLTLRPRDFSEVVGQRALIENLKVFVKAAAARKEPLDHVLFCGPPGLGKTSFAHVIAHELGSQIHVTSGPALERKGDLAGILTNLAENDVLFIDEIHRMNPAIEENLYPAMESFTFDIVIGDGAGARALKLPLKRFTLIGATTRTGLLTGPLRDRFGIVSRLDYYPPEDLQEIVRRSALKLTVRLDDGGAREIARRARGTPRIANRLLRRVRDFAEVEGDGAVNRPVADRALQRLEVDAAGLDAMDRKILVSLIDKFGGGPVGLETLATATGERSDTLEDVYEPYLLMEGYLARTPRGRVATQRAFEHLGKKAPAGPQGSLL, from the coding sequence ATGCGAGAGGAACCGCTCGAGGACCGCACGACCGCATCGGCCGCTGCCGGTGACGACGCGCGGTTCGACCTGACGCTGCGCCCGCGCGACTTTTCCGAAGTGGTCGGACAGCGCGCCCTGATCGAGAACCTGAAGGTATTCGTCAAGGCGGCCGCCGCTCGCAAGGAACCGCTCGATCACGTGCTGTTTTGCGGGCCTCCGGGGCTGGGGAAGACCTCGTTCGCGCACGTGATCGCCCACGAGCTCGGCTCGCAGATCCACGTCACCTCCGGCCCGGCGCTGGAGCGCAAGGGCGACCTGGCGGGAATCTTGACGAATCTGGCCGAGAATGACGTCCTGTTCATCGACGAGATCCACAGGATGAACCCGGCGATCGAGGAGAACCTCTACCCGGCGATGGAGAGCTTCACGTTCGACATCGTGATCGGGGATGGGGCGGGCGCCCGCGCACTGAAGCTGCCGCTGAAGAGATTCACGCTGATCGGCGCGACCACGCGCACGGGGTTGCTCACGGGCCCGCTGCGCGATCGGTTCGGCATCGTCAGCCGACTCGATTACTACCCGCCGGAGGACCTCCAGGAGATCGTCCGACGCTCGGCGCTCAAGCTCACCGTGCGCCTCGACGACGGCGGCGCGCGGGAAATTGCCCGGCGGGCACGTGGGACACCCAGGATCGCCAATCGGCTGCTGCGGAGGGTGCGCGATTTCGCCGAGGTCGAAGGAGACGGCGCCGTCAACCGGCCGGTCGCGGATCGGGCCCTGCAGCGGCTGGAGGTGGACGCCGCGGGGCTCGACGCCATGGATCGAAAGATCCTCGTATCGCTGATCGACAAGTTCGGCGGCGGTCCGGTGGGCTTGGAGACCCTGGCCACCGCCACCGGCGAACGATCCGACACGCTGGAGGACGTGTACGAGCCCTATCTGCTGATGGAGGGCTACCTGGCACGGACGCCGCGCGGACGCGTCGCCACCCAACGCGCCTTCGAGCACCTGGGCAAGAAAGCTCCGGCGGGGCCGCAGGGTTCGCTCCTCTGA
- a CDS encoding EAL domain-containing protein, with the protein MGKNLGVDVIAEGVETAQQAQVLNRLGCSYVQGHLFSEALDADAAGRLVASDAPFTPEAARVPV; encoded by the coding sequence TTGGGCAAGAACCTCGGAGTCGACGTGATCGCCGAGGGAGTGGAAACGGCGCAGCAGGCGCAAGTGCTGAACCGCCTCGGCTGCAGCTACGTCCAGGGGCATCTTTTCAGCGAGGCGTTGGATGCAGATGCCGCCGGGCGACTGGTCGCCAGCGACGCTCCCTTCACGCCGGAGGCGGCGAGGGTGCCGGTGTGA
- the ruvA gene encoding Holliday junction branch migration protein RuvA — protein MIARLSGTVLEKRGDAAILDVQGVGYLVHLSLQSMAGLPPEGTRAQLRCYTHVREDALQLFGFLTMEEEELFHLLISVSGVGPKLGINILSGMPATELASAILHGELARLTKIPGVGKKTAERLVLELKDRLRTSGLVNGARPSRPPPSTSSDEVLLSALVNLGYRPAAAERTAETVRRNLGAAAPLEDQLREALRLIAGAS, from the coding sequence GTGATCGCGCGGCTCTCCGGGACGGTGCTGGAGAAGCGCGGCGACGCCGCGATCCTCGACGTGCAGGGCGTGGGATATCTGGTCCATCTCTCGCTGCAGTCCATGGCCGGGCTGCCGCCCGAAGGCACACGCGCGCAGCTCCGCTGCTACACGCATGTTCGCGAGGACGCCCTGCAGCTCTTCGGTTTTCTCACGATGGAGGAAGAGGAGCTCTTCCACCTCTTGATCTCCGTCTCCGGCGTGGGACCGAAGCTCGGAATCAACATCCTCTCCGGAATGCCGGCGACGGAGCTCGCCTCCGCGATCCTTCACGGAGAGCTCGCTCGCCTGACGAAGATCCCGGGCGTCGGAAAGAAGACGGCGGAGCGTCTCGTGCTCGAGCTGAAAGACCGCCTCCGCACCAGCGGTCTCGTCAACGGCGCCCGCCCCTCGCGCCCGCCGCCGTCGACGTCTTCCGACGAGGTGCTCCTTTCGGCGCTGGTCAACCTCGGCTATCGGCCCGCGGCCGCCGAGCGCACGGCGGAGACGGTACGCCGGAACCTCGGCGCCGCCGCGCCACTCGAGGATCAGCTCCGGGAAGCGCTGCGCCTGATCGCCGGCGCGTCCTAG